Proteins from a single region of Pseudomonas sp. 10S4:
- a CDS encoding FAD-dependent oxidoreductase — translation MAERLNNDFQFIDVGRKDPKKKLLRQRKKEFVEIYEPFKPQHSADQAHRCLGCGNPYCEWKCPVHNFIPNWLKLVAEGNILQAAELSHQTNTLPEVCGRVCPQDRLCEGACTLNDGFGAVTIGSVEKYITDTAFAMGWRPDMSKVKPTGKRVAVIGAGPAGLGCADVLVRGGVTPVVFDKNPEIGGLLTFGIPEFKLEKTVLSNRREVFTGMGIEFRLNTEVGKDVTVEQLLEEYDAVFMGMGTYTYMKGGFAGEDLPGVHDALDYLIANVNRNLGFEKSPEDFVDMKGKKVVVLGGGDTAMDCNRTSIRQGAKSVTCAYRRDEANMPGSRKEVKNAKEEGVKFLYNRQPIAIVGEDRVEGVKVVETRLGEPDARGRRSPEPIPGSEEIIPADAVVIAFGFRPSPASWFEQFEIQTDSQGRVVAPEQGKYKHQTSNPKIFAGGDMVRGSDLVVTAIFEGRNAAEGILDYLGV, via the coding sequence ATGGCTGAACGTCTGAATAACGACTTCCAGTTCATCGACGTCGGGCGCAAAGATCCGAAGAAGAAACTGTTGCGTCAACGCAAGAAAGAGTTCGTGGAAATCTACGAACCCTTCAAACCCCAGCATTCGGCCGATCAGGCCCACCGCTGCCTGGGTTGCGGTAACCCGTATTGCGAATGGAAGTGCCCGGTGCACAACTTCATTCCCAACTGGCTGAAACTGGTGGCCGAGGGCAACATCCTCCAGGCCGCCGAGCTGTCGCACCAGACCAACACCCTGCCGGAAGTCTGCGGCCGGGTGTGCCCGCAGGATCGTCTGTGCGAGGGTGCGTGCACCCTTAACGACGGCTTCGGCGCGGTGACCATCGGTTCGGTCGAGAAGTACATCACCGACACCGCGTTCGCCATGGGCTGGCGCCCGGACATGTCCAAGGTCAAGCCGACCGGCAAACGTGTCGCGGTCATCGGCGCAGGCCCGGCCGGCCTGGGTTGTGCCGACGTGCTGGTACGTGGCGGCGTGACCCCGGTGGTGTTCGACAAGAACCCGGAAATCGGCGGTCTGCTGACCTTCGGCATCCCCGAGTTCAAGCTGGAAAAGACCGTGCTGAGCAATCGCCGCGAAGTCTTCACCGGCATGGGCATCGAGTTCCGCCTGAACACCGAAGTGGGCAAGGACGTGACCGTCGAGCAACTGCTCGAAGAATACGATGCCGTGTTCATGGGCATGGGCACCTACACCTACATGAAGGGCGGCTTTGCCGGTGAGGACCTGCCGGGCGTGCATGACGCTTTGGATTACCTGATCGCCAACGTCAATCGCAACCTGGGCTTTGAAAAGTCGCCGGAAGATTTCGTCGACATGAAAGGCAAGAAGGTTGTGGTACTGGGCGGCGGCGACACGGCCATGGACTGCAACCGGACGTCGATTCGCCAGGGCGCCAAGTCGGTGACCTGCGCTTATCGTCGTGACGAAGCAAACATGCCGGGCTCGCGCAAAGAGGTGAAGAACGCCAAGGAAGAAGGCGTGAAATTCCTCTACAACCGCCAGCCGATTGCCATCGTCGGTGAAGACCGCGTCGAAGGCGTGAAAGTGGTCGAGACCCGTCTCGGCGAACCGGACGCCCGTGGCCGTCGCAGCCCTGAACCGATCCCGGGTTCCGAAGAGATCATCCCGGCAGATGCCGTGGTCATCGCGTTCGGTTTCCGTCCAAGCCCGGCGTCGTGGTTTGAGCAGTTCGAGATCCAGACCGACAGCCAGGGCCGCGTTGTGGCCCCGGAGCAGGGTAAATACAAGCACCAGACCAGCAACCCGAAAATCTTCGCCGGTGGCGACATGGTTCGCGGTTCTGACCTGGTGGTGACGGCGATCTTCGAAGGCCGCAATGCCGCCGAAGGGATCCTGGATTACCTGGGCGTCTGA
- the hemE gene encoding uroporphyrinogen decarboxylase, producing MTALKNDRFLRALLKQPVDVTPVWMMRQAGRYLPEYRASRAKAGDFMSLCMNPEFACEVTMQPLDRYPQLDAAILFSDILTIPDAMGQGLYFETGEGPRFKKVVSTLADIEALPIPDPQKDLGYVMDAVSTIRRELNGRVPLIGFSGSPWTLATYMVEGGSSKDFRKTKAMLYDNPQAMHLLLDKLAQSVTSYLNGQIMAGAQAVQIFDTWGGNLSAAAYQEFSLAYMRKIVSGLIREHEGRKVPVILFTKNGGLWLESIADAGADALGLDWTCDIGEARQRVGNKVALQGNMDPTVLYAKPEAIRTEVGRILASYGKGSGHVFNLGHGITPEVDPEHAGAFMRAVHELSAQYHE from the coding sequence ATGACTGCCCTGAAGAACGACCGTTTCCTTCGCGCCCTGCTCAAGCAACCTGTAGACGTCACGCCGGTATGGATGATGCGTCAGGCCGGTCGCTACCTGCCTGAATACCGCGCCAGCCGTGCCAAGGCCGGTGACTTCATGAGCCTGTGCATGAACCCGGAGTTCGCTTGCGAAGTCACGATGCAACCGCTCGACCGCTATCCACAACTGGACGCGGCGATCCTCTTCTCCGACATCCTGACCATCCCGGATGCCATGGGCCAAGGCCTGTACTTCGAGACCGGCGAAGGTCCGCGCTTCAAGAAAGTCGTCAGCACCCTGGCCGATATCGAAGCCCTGCCGATTCCTGACCCACAAAAAGACCTTGGCTACGTCATGGACGCGGTCAGCACCATCCGCCGCGAACTGAACGGCCGCGTGCCGCTGATCGGCTTCTCCGGTAGCCCATGGACCCTGGCCACCTACATGGTCGAAGGCGGCTCGTCGAAAGACTTCCGCAAGACCAAAGCCATGCTCTACGACAACCCGCAAGCCATGCACCTGCTGCTGGATAAACTTGCGCAGTCGGTCACCAGCTACCTCAACGGCCAGATCATGGCTGGCGCGCAAGCGGTGCAGATCTTCGACACTTGGGGCGGCAACCTCTCGGCGGCGGCGTACCAGGAATTCTCCCTGGCCTACATGCGTAAAATCGTCAGCGGCCTGATCCGCGAACACGAAGGCCGCAAAGTGCCGGTCATCCTGTTCACCAAAAACGGCGGCCTGTGGCTGGAAAGCATCGCCGACGCTGGCGCGGACGCGTTGGGCCTGGACTGGACCTGCGACATCGGCGAAGCCCGCCAGCGCGTCGGCAACAAAGTCGCCCTGCAAGGCAACATGGACCCGACCGTGCTGTACGCCAAGCCAGAAGCCATCCGTACCGAAGTCGGCCGCATCCTCGCCAGCTACGGCAAGGGCAGCGGCCACGTGTTCAACCTCGGTCATGGCATCACCCCGGAAGTTGATCCGGAACATGCAGGCGCGTTCATGCGCGCGGTGCATGAGTTGTCGGCGCAGTATCACGAGTGA
- a CDS encoding retron system putative HNH endonuclease produces the protein MKRVLKGTEPASFTEWKNSANDEWSPTYPTLQNPQKRDLLNSLLTEQGFFCCYCGREIEASNSHIEHFKPQEHFEKLALEYQNLHASCLRETKPGNPLHCGHRKGNWFDEALHISPMDERCELRFRYLRTGEIQPTDSEDLPASKMIEVLALDIAYLNNRRQNTIRLLFDEEFITQASEEDLNRLVTAIRSTDISDQKPFDHIIARYAEQLLGH, from the coding sequence ATGAAGCGAGTGCTCAAAGGAACTGAACCCGCTTCATTTACAGAATGGAAAAACTCGGCAAACGATGAGTGGAGCCCTACTTATCCAACGCTGCAAAACCCGCAAAAACGGGACCTTCTCAACAGCTTGTTAACTGAACAAGGATTCTTCTGCTGCTACTGCGGTAGAGAAATAGAGGCGTCCAACAGCCATATCGAACATTTCAAACCTCAAGAGCATTTCGAAAAACTGGCATTGGAGTATCAGAATCTCCATGCCTCTTGCCTGCGCGAGACAAAACCCGGCAACCCGTTGCACTGCGGCCATCGCAAGGGCAACTGGTTTGACGAAGCGCTGCATATCTCTCCAATGGATGAACGATGTGAACTGCGCTTCCGGTATCTGAGAACCGGCGAAATCCAACCAACAGACTCTGAAGACCTGCCCGCATCGAAGATGATTGAAGTGTTGGCGCTAGATATTGCCTACCTGAACAATCGTCGTCAGAACACAATCCGGCTGCTGTTCGATGAGGAATTCATCACACAGGCCAGTGAAGAAGACCTCAACCGCCTCGTCACCGCGATTCGCTCAACCGACATCTCGGATCAAAAACCTTTCGACCACATCATCGCCCGCTACGCCGAACAACTCCTCGGTCACTAA
- a CDS encoding AAA family ATPase, whose amino-acid sequence MTLAAKGDVLGAVDWTTISLVEDWAAGTNQNLKNAVDQFLTQSLPEAKIYPDLPILAFYRADRRWKNANVSAEFAAQQKISRFSSYNNWFDAVADLKDFESWLIAKTLERMQTLLDEGLTSSEFDDELAWVNQAIKFALPEANDLRYDLRMQSLLIDMGDGQTLPFGQLSDGQRGMVALFADIARRMCILNPHMGKDVLKNTSGVVIIDELDIHLHPAWQRNIVPALKEAFPKVQFIAASHSPQIIGSLKPEEVIVLNNGDASHPRVTYGLDSSSVLEEVMGVTQREPEIERLLSELFSTLEDNDLKKAKVQLEALKKKPPTSQSSQEPKR is encoded by the coding sequence ATAACGCTGGCCGCAAAGGGCGATGTTCTCGGCGCAGTCGACTGGACAACAATCAGCCTTGTAGAAGACTGGGCCGCAGGGACGAATCAGAACCTGAAAAATGCGGTCGATCAATTCCTTACACAGTCTCTACCGGAAGCAAAAATCTACCCCGATCTACCAATACTCGCGTTCTATCGCGCAGATCGACGCTGGAAAAATGCGAATGTTTCTGCAGAGTTTGCGGCGCAACAAAAAATTTCGCGTTTCAGCAGCTACAACAACTGGTTCGATGCTGTCGCGGATTTAAAGGACTTCGAGAGCTGGCTGATCGCCAAGACACTGGAGCGGATGCAAACCCTACTGGATGAAGGTTTGACGTCTTCGGAGTTTGACGACGAACTAGCCTGGGTCAATCAAGCAATTAAGTTTGCATTGCCTGAAGCAAATGACTTGCGCTACGACCTACGGATGCAATCTCTACTCATAGATATGGGCGACGGGCAAACTCTCCCCTTCGGTCAACTTAGCGACGGCCAGCGCGGTATGGTCGCCCTCTTCGCCGACATCGCCCGACGCATGTGCATCCTCAACCCGCACATGGGCAAGGACGTCCTGAAAAACACCTCAGGCGTGGTCATCATCGACGAACTGGACATCCACCTCCATCCAGCCTGGCAACGCAACATTGTTCCGGCGTTGAAAGAAGCCTTCCCCAAAGTCCAGTTCATCGCCGCCAGCCACTCCCCTCAAATCATCGGCAGTCTGAAACCCGAAGAAGTGATCGTCCTAAACAATGGCGACGCCTCCCACCCACGGGTCACCTATGGCTTGGATTCCAGTAGCGTGTTGGAGGAGGTCATGGGCGTTACTCAACGCGAGCCCGAAATAGAAAGGCTGCTCTCTGAGCTGTTCTCCACCCTGGAAGACAACGACCTCAAAAAAGCAAAAGTCCAACTTGAGGCGCTGAAGAAAAAGCCCCCGACCTCCCAGAGTTCGCAGGAGCCGAAGCGTTGA
- a CDS encoding AAA family ATPase produces MRLDRLHIQNFRCYEDATFDFQPGFNLVVGVNGSGKTSLLQAVAASFVEFASAMQSGQSFAINDDVRFIVDKFRGRTRYEKSFQ; encoded by the coding sequence ATGCGCCTGGACCGTCTCCACATTCAGAATTTTCGTTGCTACGAAGATGCCACTTTTGACTTTCAGCCGGGTTTCAATCTGGTGGTGGGGGTTAATGGGAGTGGGAAGACTTCGTTGTTGCAGGCGGTGGCTGCGTCGTTTGTTGAGTTTGCCAGCGCCATGCAATCCGGCCAGTCATTCGCGATAAATGATGATGTCCGATTTATAGTCGATAAGTTTCGAGGCAGAACACGATATGAAAAAAGTTTCCAATAA
- a CDS encoding LysR family transcriptional regulator: protein MELRHLRYFIAVAEELHFGRAAQVLGISQPPLSQQIQALEAEVGARLFERTNRRVELSEAGRLFLEEARLALAQVDKAADVARRAQLGELGELKIGFTSSAPFNSTIPQAIFSFRQRFPAVHLNLREMSSTQVADALVDESIEVGIMRPLGLPDSLSVVELMREPLVAVLSSKHPLVNGSEEGLFLSALALEPFVFFPRSYGSGLYAQLLTLARDAGFSPHFAQEAGEAMTIIGLVAAGLGVSVLPASYQRMRIDGVVYRPLLDPEAVSAVWLVQRKDQKSPMAKAFVELLTRKVEPLKA, encoded by the coding sequence ATGGAATTGCGTCACCTGCGCTACTTCATCGCCGTCGCCGAAGAACTGCATTTCGGCCGCGCCGCCCAAGTGCTGGGCATCTCTCAGCCGCCCTTGAGCCAGCAGATTCAGGCACTGGAAGCCGAGGTTGGCGCGCGGCTTTTCGAGCGTACCAATCGTCGGGTCGAACTCAGCGAAGCCGGTCGGTTGTTTCTGGAAGAGGCGCGGTTGGCGTTGGCCCAGGTCGACAAAGCGGCAGATGTCGCCCGGCGGGCGCAACTCGGTGAGTTGGGTGAACTGAAAATCGGCTTCACCTCGTCGGCACCGTTTAACTCGACCATCCCCCAGGCGATCTTCTCGTTTCGCCAACGCTTCCCGGCGGTACACCTGAACCTGCGGGAAATGAGCAGCACCCAAGTGGCCGACGCACTGGTGGATGAGTCGATTGAAGTCGGGATCATGCGCCCGCTCGGTTTGCCGGATTCCCTCAGCGTCGTCGAATTGATGCGCGAGCCACTGGTGGCAGTGCTCAGCTCCAAGCATCCGCTGGTGAACGGCAGCGAAGAAGGCTTGTTCCTGTCGGCCCTGGCCCTCGAACCGTTCGTATTTTTCCCACGCAGTTACGGCAGTGGTCTGTACGCCCAGTTACTGACCTTGGCCCGAGATGCCGGCTTCAGCCCGCACTTCGCCCAAGAGGCCGGCGAGGCGATGACCATCATCGGCCTGGTAGCGGCGGGGTTGGGCGTATCGGTGTTGCCGGCGTCGTATCAGCGGATGCGCATTGATGGCGTGGTCTATCGGCCGCTGCTGGACCCGGAAGCGGTGTCGGCAGTGTGGCTGGTGCAGCGCAAGGATCAGAAATCGCCGATGGCCAAGGCGTTTGTGGAGTTGTTGACGCGCAAAGTTGAACCGTTAAAGGCGTGA
- a CDS encoding addiction module antidote protein produces MTKQFTRWDSAEYLKTEEDMANYLDACMEEAGDDPAFIAKALGTIARARGMTQVARDAGLSRESLYRALSGEGNPEFGTILKVVKALGLKLHAST; encoded by the coding sequence ATGACCAAACAATTCACTCGTTGGGACTCTGCCGAGTACCTCAAGACCGAAGAGGACATGGCTAATTATCTGGATGCTTGTATGGAGGAGGCTGGCGATGATCCGGCGTTCATCGCCAAGGCACTCGGGACTATCGCTCGCGCTCGCGGCATGACTCAGGTGGCACGAGATGCAGGGCTTTCTCGGGAAAGTCTTTACCGGGCATTGTCAGGCGAAGGAAATCCAGAATTCGGTACCATCCTGAAAGTCGTCAAGGCGTTGGGACTGAAGTTACACGCCAGCACCTAA
- a CDS encoding DUF6124 family protein, translating to MKKIPPTLSDSQNPSSDDNVDTPKLSDITEPLVSARLRNPKRPDPISHVFAILPDADKESLLCHACETLASLNVMSTDLACDLEGSHRNVALAIQQLATLAELLVNRALDLVELPEGSRETPTPSHH from the coding sequence ATGAAAAAAATACCCCCTACCCTCTCGGACTCGCAAAATCCATCATCCGACGACAACGTCGATACACCCAAACTCTCCGACATCACCGAACCCCTCGTCAGCGCACGCCTGCGCAATCCAAAGCGCCCTGACCCGATCAGCCACGTCTTCGCCATCCTCCCGGACGCCGACAAGGAATCCCTGCTCTGTCACGCCTGCGAAACCCTCGCCTCCCTGAATGTCATGAGCACCGATCTGGCCTGCGATCTGGAAGGCTCCCACCGCAATGTGGCGTTGGCCATTCAGCAACTGGCCACGTTGGCCGAGTTATTGGTTAATCGGGCGCTGGACCTAGTGGAGTTGCCCGAAGGTTCGCGTGAAACCCCAACCCCTTCCCACCACTGA
- the queC gene encoding 7-cyano-7-deazaguanine synthase QueC yields MNKKAVIVFSGGQDSTTCLIHALPNYDEVHCITFDYGQRHRAEIEVAQQLSARLGIKVHKVLDTSLLNELAISSLTRDNIPVPTAASSRDSVPNTFVPGRNILFLTLASIYAYQVGAEALITGICETECSGYPDCRDDFVTALNNSIELGMDYKLRIETPLMWLNKAETWALADYHNQLDLIRYDTLSCYNGIKGSGCTRCDACSLRAKGLTEFMRNKAETMNHLKEKLNLSR; encoded by the coding sequence ATGAATAAAAAAGCAGTTATCGTTTTTAGTGGCGGCCAAGACTCAACAACCTGCTTAATCCATGCTTTGCCAAACTACGATGAAGTACATTGCATCACGTTTGATTATGGGCAGCGGCACCGCGCGGAAATTGAAGTGGCGCAACAACTCTCAGCAAGGCTTGGCATAAAAGTACATAAGGTTCTCGACACGTCATTACTAAATGAGTTAGCAATCAGCAGTCTGACTCGTGACAATATCCCGGTGCCAACCGCTGCCAGTTCAAGGGATAGCGTGCCAAACACGTTCGTGCCCGGCCGGAATATTCTGTTTTTAACGCTGGCTTCTATTTATGCGTATCAAGTTGGTGCCGAGGCTTTAATCACAGGTATTTGTGAAACAGAGTGCTCGGGCTACCCTGATTGCCGCGACGATTTTGTCACTGCTTTGAATAACTCTATCGAATTGGGAATGGATTATAAACTACGTATTGAAACCCCACTCATGTGGTTGAACAAGGCGGAAACCTGGGCCCTGGCCGATTACCACAACCAGTTAGACTTGATTCGCTACGATACGCTGTCTTGTTACAACGGCATAAAGGGTAGTGGGTGCACCCGTTGCGATGCGTGCAGTCTTCGGGCAAAAGGTTTAACTGAATTCATGAGGAACAAAGCAGAAACCATGAACCATCTAAAAGAAAAGCTAAATTTAAGCAGATGA
- a CDS encoding type VI secretion system tip protein VgrG, whose product MFGSANTAHFALHISAVRNDFKVLAFEGSEAISTLYAIHVDLVSEHPDFDLESLLSQPAFLQFGLNGEGLHGRIEHVWVGEAGKRLTRYHLTLVPALHYLQLSHDQRIFQHLTVPQIITQVLKGHGIQGDEFAFHVSTSPVREYCTQYGESDFEFIQRLCAEDGIAWHHQHSQDGHRLVFTGDQTFFPKLGETPYQQGSGMVAEHPVVSQFAMGFSTRTSTITRRDYDFQRPSLLLESRFTAEFSPELEDYRYPVLIENEKHGKQLAQQALERHRADYQLAEGQSDQPTLRSGHFFDLIEHPRKTCNDLWLLLSVTHHGKQPQSLEEAITSDVKPQDGFTQGYRNHFSAIPWDVHYRPPLRPRKTQLVSQTARVTGPAGEEIYCDEFGRVKVELPWDRAELNSEKSSCWLRVSSSWAGEGFGAVTIPRVGMEVLVIYLEGDPDQPLITGCVANKVTSVPHSLPENKTKTVLRSHSSPHTGGYNELSLEDRAGQEKIYLRAQRDIEQLILNDSDTKIGNDRREQITRDSHSLISHDRFEQVDNHSASLIKGDELHTTQGLRNTVIGGDELITISGNSSTAAAGTLVIQAGAHARVTASQVVIDAGSSLTLTAGGHHIVINAGGIFSSVAIVEGGSPVAGMAAQVALSAEQITSVALEAPLLLQTQRLALMAKQPICAVCEAAKQQSEHANG is encoded by the coding sequence ATGTTCGGCTCGGCCAATACAGCGCATTTCGCGTTGCACATCTCCGCTGTTCGTAACGATTTCAAGGTGCTGGCTTTTGAAGGGTCTGAGGCCATCAGCACCCTCTACGCCATCCATGTTGATCTGGTCAGCGAGCACCCAGATTTCGATCTGGAGAGCCTGCTCAGCCAACCGGCGTTTCTGCAATTCGGCCTGAACGGCGAAGGACTTCACGGCCGTATCGAACACGTCTGGGTGGGTGAAGCCGGTAAGCGCCTGACCCGTTATCACCTGACCCTGGTGCCGGCGCTGCACTATTTGCAGTTAAGTCACGACCAACGGATTTTCCAGCACCTGACGGTGCCGCAGATCATCACGCAAGTGCTCAAAGGGCACGGCATTCAGGGTGACGAATTCGCTTTCCATGTCAGCACCAGCCCTGTGCGCGAATACTGTACGCAGTACGGTGAAAGCGACTTCGAGTTCATCCAGCGCCTGTGCGCCGAGGACGGCATCGCCTGGCACCACCAGCACTCGCAGGACGGTCACCGGTTGGTGTTCACCGGCGATCAAACGTTCTTCCCCAAGCTGGGCGAAACCCCTTATCAGCAAGGCTCCGGCATGGTCGCGGAGCACCCGGTCGTCAGCCAGTTCGCCATGGGTTTCAGCACCCGCACCAGCACGATCACGCGCCGGGACTATGACTTCCAGCGCCCGAGCCTGCTGCTGGAAAGCCGCTTCACCGCCGAGTTCAGTCCTGAGCTTGAAGACTATCGCTACCCCGTACTGATCGAGAACGAAAAGCACGGCAAACAACTCGCTCAACAGGCCTTGGAGCGGCACCGTGCCGATTACCAGTTGGCCGAGGGCCAGAGCGATCAGCCGACTCTGCGTAGTGGTCACTTCTTCGACCTGATCGAGCACCCGCGTAAAACCTGCAACGATTTGTGGTTGTTGCTCAGCGTGACGCACCACGGGAAACAACCGCAGTCACTGGAAGAGGCCATCACCAGCGACGTCAAACCGCAAGACGGCTTCACTCAAGGTTATCGCAACCACTTCAGCGCCATTCCATGGGACGTGCATTACCGCCCACCGTTGCGCCCGCGAAAAACACAACTGGTCAGCCAGACCGCCCGCGTTACCGGGCCTGCCGGTGAAGAGATTTATTGCGATGAATTTGGTCGTGTGAAGGTCGAACTGCCGTGGGACAGAGCCGAACTCAACAGTGAGAAAAGCAGTTGCTGGCTCCGGGTTTCCTCCAGTTGGGCGGGGGAAGGTTTTGGCGCGGTGACCATCCCGCGCGTCGGCATGGAAGTGTTGGTGATCTACCTCGAAGGCGATCCCGATCAACCCTTGATCACCGGTTGTGTCGCCAACAAAGTCACGTCCGTCCCGCACTCCTTACCAGAGAACAAAACCAAAACTGTCCTGCGTAGCCACAGTTCTCCGCACACCGGTGGCTACAACGAACTGTCGCTGGAAGATCGCGCCGGGCAGGAAAAAATCTACCTGCGCGCCCAGCGCGACATCGAACAACTGATCCTCAACGACAGCGACACTAAAATCGGTAACGACCGCCGCGAACAGATCACTCGGGACAGCCACAGCCTGATCAGCCATGACCGTTTTGAACAGGTCGATAACCACAGCGCCAGCCTGATCAAGGGCGACGAGTTGCACACCACCCAAGGTCTTCGCAACACGGTAATCGGCGGGGATGAGCTGATCACCATCAGCGGCAATAGCAGCACGGCGGCGGCTGGCACGCTGGTGATTCAGGCTGGCGCGCACGCCCGCGTTACCGCGAGCCAGGTGGTAATCGATGCGGGTTCGAGCCTGACGCTCACTGCTGGCGGCCATCACATCGTCATCAACGCCGGCGGGATTTTCAGCAGCGTGGCCATTGTCGAGGGCGGTTCTCCGGTGGCGGGGATGGCGGCGCAGGTGGCGTTGTCGGCTGAACAGATCACGTCAGTTGCTCTTGAAGCGCCCTTGCTACTTCAGACGCAACGTTTGGCCTTGATGGCCAAACAACCGATTTGCGCGGTATGCGAAGCCGCGAAACAGCAGAGTGAACACGCCAATGGTTAA
- a CDS encoding DUF4123 domain-containing protein, translated as MVNLPPLPDDLPWAMSAYLLLDGVSASNLAQRLHRWDNPTYCLYQGTRWHELSDISPCLIPLNGEHDPLLAYFQENAALEWGYLLFSPADATTLCSHWRRLLTVEHPSGIEVMPRIADPAVIHPLLVLARQAQSARWFGPVERVCLPDSLQAIWHQHARPERAAPDTLDSYRLTDEELTALEEVAFRRLVFDLSEHLHAYFPEFMASYPAQKRLLHIQQVAREAYQRGFTSEQEITLYANVFAYLAGQPVSDHADIVELLTVPTAQSPLMRVQRAAELARSHTADPQGGRL; from the coding sequence ATGGTTAATTTGCCGCCACTGCCGGACGATTTGCCTTGGGCGATGTCGGCTTATTTGCTGCTTGATGGTGTAAGCGCGTCGAACCTGGCGCAACGTCTGCACCGCTGGGATAACCCGACGTATTGCCTGTACCAAGGCACTCGCTGGCATGAGTTGTCAGACATATCGCCCTGCTTGATCCCGCTCAACGGTGAGCACGATCCACTGTTGGCGTACTTCCAGGAAAACGCCGCACTTGAATGGGGCTATTTGCTGTTCAGTCCAGCGGACGCGACAACGCTTTGTTCGCATTGGCGTCGCCTGCTGACCGTCGAACACCCCAGCGGCATTGAGGTCATGCCGCGCATTGCCGATCCAGCGGTCATTCACCCCTTGCTTGTCCTTGCACGGCAAGCGCAAAGCGCCCGCTGGTTTGGCCCCGTCGAACGGGTGTGTTTGCCCGATAGCCTCCAGGCGATCTGGCACCAACACGCACGCCCTGAGCGTGCGGCGCCAGACACCCTCGATAGCTATCGACTGACGGACGAGGAACTCACGGCGCTGGAAGAGGTGGCGTTTCGGCGTTTAGTCTTTGACTTGAGTGAGCACCTGCACGCGTACTTCCCCGAGTTCATGGCGTCGTATCCAGCGCAAAAGCGCCTGCTTCATATCCAGCAAGTGGCCCGAGAGGCTTATCAACGGGGCTTCACGTCGGAGCAGGAAATCACCCTCTACGCCAATGTTTTCGCCTATTTGGCCGGGCAGCCGGTGAGCGACCATGCGGATATTGTCGAGCTGCTCACGGTACCCACAGCGCAATCCCCTTTGATGCGTGTGCAACGTGCTGCCGAGTTGGCTCGCAGTCATACCGCTGACCCGCAAGGAGGCCGACTGTGA